In Rhizobium sp. 11515TR, the DNA window CTTCAGCCCCAGGGATGGGAGGATTTCTGACAAACTCGCTCGTCCTGAGACGGCAGCTTTTCAGCTATGGATGAGCAAGCACGTTTAGTGTCGCCTTTGTGCAATACGCCGGCATGCCCCACGCATGAATGTCTGCGGAAACCTAGGAAGCGACTAAAGACATTATGGGATCAATTGACGTCAGGAGATAATCCCAGTCAGACCAACAGGGATATCGCGCTGTGCTCCTATTCAGTCATTCCAGCTCAGGGTCTTGGCTCCCCTAACGAATTTGTTAGATATTGAATTTCGAATAACAGGATCGTGGGTTCAAACCCTATCAAGAGCAAACATTGGGCCAATCAAATTCTACATTGAGATCTCAGGTCAGCTCTGCGCCTTTCTTTCAAATGCCCCAGGCTCGGATTTCTTTTCCTGCAAGCTACCGTTCGATGAGTCGGATCGATAGGCAAGACTGCATTCTGGTCGAAAGAGTGCTCAGGTTTAACACTATGGCGGGTTATGGCCCAGAGACTAGCTGGCTTTGCAACTAGCTTTCAATTGGGAACGCTGTTCGTGCGTCATATCGCGACTAAAATCTTTGATCGCCCACACAAGCGCGATCTTTTCGAGGTGCCTCGGGTTCGTTATCCGTACTGATAGAGAGCGATCAATCGCACTGCAAAACCTTCTGCGGAATATTCGTTGGGATCGAACCATGGCTGATTGGTGATTGGATCAAAAACACTTTTGAGAATTTCCAGATCTTCCGACGGCAACTTGCCTTCCGCAAGGCGGCGTAATCGCTTCGTCCCTTCATTTGCTTGAACGATGTGGTGCGAGATCGCGAACGCCCGCTACTTGCTTCCTGTCCTTGGAGTTCTTGACGCGAAGGCCAATCCACTCACGATGATCAGCAGCATCGCCGCAGAAACAAAACTTGAGGTGAAGAAGATAAGCCCGCTGAAGCCAAGAACCCATGGTGCGGCAAGCAGAACTAGGCCTAGCCAAAATTTCAACCAGTCGATCCAGGCTTCGGGATTAAAAATCCCGAGGATGGAGACGTTTACAATCGTCAGACCAATGGCTGTTCCGGTTGCATATACCATCGTCGATGCCTTAGCCACCGGAAGAAGGTCAGGCGCCAACCACGGCGTTAGGAAGATTAACGTTCCGAGAAGAAGGCCGAACCAGTTTTGCCAGCGTGGCTCTCGCATGGTAAAATCCTTCATGGTGACTGATAGTTCTTGTATTTATCATCGAGAAGATCATCGACATACATCCATGTCTCTGGGGTTTTTGTTCCGTTTCGATTCGTTGTCGGAGGTCGATGAAACTGGACAATGAGAGATGCTGATGTGTCTCGGACGCCAAGCTTAGACTTGAAGTACTTTCCTTACGGATTGCTCTTTAGCGGCGTCCATAGCCATGTCGAGGACGACGCGTCCGTCTATGTGACCCTGCTTCAGATCGGACAACACCTTATTTATGTCCGTCAGCGGCGCGCGTTGAATACCCGCCTTGACCTTGTGATCCGCAGCAAAAGCGATCGCCTCATCAAGATCGCGACGCGTTCCAACGATCGAACCACGAATGGTGATGCGTTTCAGGACGACGTCGAAGATCGGTGTCGCAAACTGGCCCGGCGGAAGGCCAACCAGGCTGATCGTTCCCCTCTTACGGACTAGCGATAAAGCCTGTGAGAAGGCCGGTGGTGATACCGCTGTTACAAGAACGCCGTGAGCGCCGCCTTGAGTTATTTTCATCACCTCTGATACCGTATCCGGAACCCCGGCGTTGATGGCGAAGTCAGCTCCGGCCATGCGCGCAAGGTTCAGTTTCGTCGGCGCGATATCGAGGGCGATCACCTTTAATCCCATTGCCTTGGCGTATTGGATGGCGATGTGCCCGAGGCCTCCGACACCCGAGATCACAACCCATTCG includes these proteins:
- a CDS encoding SPW repeat domain-containing protein, with translation MREPRWQNWFGLLLGTLIFLTPWLAPDLLPVAKASTMVYATGTAIGLTIVNVSILGIFNPEAWIDWLKFWLGLVLLAAPWVLGFSGLIFFTSSFVSAAMLLIIVSGLAFASRTPRTGSK
- the adhP gene encoding alcohol dehydrogenase AdhP, with the protein product MDKMMRAAVVREFGKPLSIECRPVPRPEPGKILVRVKACGVCHTDLHAAEGDWPVRPSLPFTPGHEVAGIVAAVGTGVTNLKEGDRVGIAWLHDACLKCEYCETGWETLCDHQHNTGYNCDGGFADYVIADASFAARLPEHVDFAEIAPILCAGVTTYKGLKETEARPGEWVVISGVGGLGHIAIQYAKAMGLKVIALDIAPTKLNLARMAGADFAINAGVPDTVSEVMKITQGGAHGVLVTAVSPPAFSQALSLVRKRGTISLVGLPPGQFATPIFDVVLKRITIRGSIVGTRRDLDEAIAFAADHKVKAGIQRAPLTDINKVLSDLKQGHIDGRVVLDMAMDAAKEQSVRKVLQV